A window of the Kosakonia sp. BYX6 genome harbors these coding sequences:
- a CDS encoding HofP DNA utilization family protein, with the protein MTAKRLLFAGGLCLLLCGMRDPFQPLPDVCQIAQLNAWQFHGVVQGGQKIGIVSDAAGRWHRVVAGETLPSGWRIISVNPQEIDVATGKECAPSTWRWKRKGTQHAKMDSEHRAL; encoded by the coding sequence ATGACAGCTAAACGTCTGCTATTTGCCGGTGGGCTGTGTTTGCTGCTGTGCGGCATGCGCGACCCTTTTCAACCGTTACCGGATGTCTGCCAGATTGCCCAACTCAACGCGTGGCAGTTTCACGGCGTCGTGCAGGGTGGGCAAAAGATAGGGATTGTCAGCGATGCCGCCGGGCGGTGGCATCGGGTAGTTGCGGGTGAAACGCTGCCCTCCGGGTGGCGCATTATTTCGGTCAACCCGCAGGAAATTGACGTCGCAACAGGGAAAGAGTGCGCCCCCTCAACATGGCGCTGGAAACGAAAAGGAACTCAACATGCGAAAATGGATAGCGAGCATCGCGCTCTTTAG